In the genome of Triticum urartu cultivar G1812 chromosome 5, Tu2.1, whole genome shotgun sequence, one region contains:
- the LOC125555794 gene encoding transcription repressor OFP13-like — MGKKGALTSIFSRSSSLASDSSTAAVIPWPWPSCRDPQTDSFRAAEEPCATAAGGSRCGPVAARHRKLVGAPAEMYKTVNSVYIDPDDGESFSCLSAEEEETVVVEDDGFSTPEDEWSEAVIRSLSRTTSSTGRFFFDQGPATNSILSAAAASTTGSTPPEEENDKPAALSKNGKPGDGGKSLVVEESVAVPMDSADPYGDFLSSMEEMVAAHELRGWDALEELLVWYLRVNAKHHHPLIVSAFVDLLVRLTTSATASTSTTTMTMTSSSSTSSSSSGTSSTSTTSSSTSTSTGGDGVVVSATSATGQCDGGNEASASCSSSSSCAPRDDDEASRGED; from the coding sequence ATGGGCAAGAAAGGTGCCCTCACCTCCATCTTCTCCAGGTCCTCCAGCCTCGCTAGCGACTCCTCCACGGCGGCCGTGATACCCTGGCCGTGGCCATCCTGCCGGGACCCGCAGACCGACTCCTTCCGTGCCGCCGAGGAGCCCTGCGCCACGGCTGCTGGTGGCAGCAGGTGCGGCCCTGTCGCCGCGAGGCACCGCAAGCTGGTGGGTGCCCCCGCCGAGATGTACAAGACGGTCAACTCGGTCTACATCGACCCCGACGACGGCGAGTCATTCTCTTGCCTTAGCGCGGAGGAGGAGGAAACGGTTGTGGTGGAGGACGACGGCTTCTCGACGCCCGAGGATGAGTGGTCGGAGGCTGTGATCCGCAGCCTCAGCCGGACGACCTCGTCCACCGGTCGCTTCTTCTTCGACCAGGGGCCAGCGACCAACTCCATCCTGTCCGCGGCGGCGGCCTCGACAACCGGCAGTACACCACCGGAGGAGGAGAACGACAAGCCGGCGGCGCTGTCCAAGAACGGGAAGCCAGGAGATGGTGGCAAGTCGCTGGTGGTGGAGGAGAGCGTGGCGGTGCCAATGGACTCGGCGGACCCGTACGGCGACTTCCTGTCGTCCATGGAGGAGATGGTGGCCGCGCACGAGCTGCGCGGCTGGGACgcgctggaggagctgctggtATGGTACCTGCGGGTGAACGCCAAGCACCACCACCCGCTCATCGTCAGCGCCTTCGTCGACCTGCTCGTCCGCCTCACCACCAGCGCCACGGCAAGCACCTCGACGACGACAATGACGATGACGTCGAGTAGTAGCACCAGCAGCTCGAGCAGCGGCACGAGCAGCACGAGTACTACTAGTAGCAGCACGAGCACGAGTACTGGTGGCGATGGTGTGGTTGTTAGTGCTACATCAGCAACGGGACAATGCGACGGCGGGAATGAAGCTTCTGCGTCTTGCTCGTCGTCTTCTTCGTGTGCCCCGCGTGACGACGACGAGGCCAGTCGTGGGGAAGACTAG